One region of Aurantimonas sp. HBX-1 genomic DNA includes:
- a CDS encoding HD-GYP domain-containing protein yields the protein MVVAAPSPSTTLPSASGVTLAEIVGALSFALDMTEGQPPGHCVRCCHIGIRIAEELGLPAAARRDLYYTLLMKDLGCSSNAARICELYLADDISFKSEFKEIDDSLASVLRFILQQTGLKAGLSERFRALVNIARNGGAIAQEMIETRCQRGAAIARRMRFSEDVARAIHSLDEHWNGNGRPERLAGEAIPLYARIALVAQVADVFHRSGGRDAAREEVRLRRSSWFDPAVVAAFEQAADRDGFWSGLEDEAIATGILAQEPGSRLEPVDEDYLDDIAAAFAEVIDSKSPYTAGHSDRVALFTDMIGESLGFDPARRRRLKRAALLHDIGKLGVSNQILDKPGKLDEAEWLVVRSHPTLSEEILSRISAFAELATIGGAHHERLDGKGYPRGLAGSAIPLDVRVVTVADIFDALTANRPYRKAMTLSQALAILDADTGTAVDGTCVAALRQALARIDAEAVTAAG from the coding sequence ATGGTCGTCGCCGCCCCCAGTCCATCGACGACGCTGCCGTCGGCATCGGGAGTCACGCTCGCCGAAATCGTCGGGGCCCTGTCCTTCGCGCTGGACATGACGGAAGGACAGCCCCCCGGCCACTGCGTCCGCTGCTGCCATATCGGGATCCGCATCGCCGAGGAACTCGGCCTTCCGGCCGCCGCCCGGCGCGACCTCTACTACACGCTGCTGATGAAGGATCTCGGCTGCTCGTCCAATGCGGCGCGGATCTGCGAGCTCTATCTCGCCGACGACATCTCCTTCAAAAGCGAATTCAAGGAGATCGACGACAGCCTCGCGAGCGTGCTGCGCTTCATCCTCCAGCAGACCGGGCTGAAGGCCGGCCTCTCGGAACGCTTCCGGGCGCTGGTCAACATCGCCCGCAATGGCGGCGCCATCGCGCAGGAGATGATCGAAACGCGCTGCCAGCGCGGCGCGGCGATCGCCCGCCGGATGCGCTTCTCGGAAGATGTCGCCCGGGCGATCCACAGTCTCGACGAGCACTGGAACGGCAACGGCCGGCCCGAGCGCCTGGCCGGGGAGGCGATCCCGCTCTATGCGCGGATCGCGCTCGTCGCCCAGGTCGCCGACGTGTTTCATCGGTCCGGCGGCCGCGACGCGGCACGCGAGGAAGTGCGGCTACGCCGGTCGAGCTGGTTCGACCCGGCCGTCGTCGCAGCCTTCGAACAAGCGGCCGACCGTGACGGGTTCTGGTCGGGGCTCGAGGACGAGGCGATCGCCACCGGCATCCTCGCGCAGGAGCCGGGCAGCCGGCTGGAACCGGTCGACGAGGACTATCTGGACGACATCGCAGCGGCCTTCGCGGAAGTCATCGATTCCAAGTCGCCCTACACGGCCGGTCACTCCGACCGGGTCGCGCTGTTCACCGACATGATCGGCGAGTCGCTCGGCTTCGACCCGGCGCGCCGGCGGCGCCTGAAGCGCGCGGCGCTGCTGCACGACATCGGCAAGCTGGGCGTATCGAACCAGATCCTCGACAAGCCGGGAAAGCTGGACGAGGCCGAGTGGCTGGTCGTGCGCAGCCATCCGACGCTTTCGGAAGAGATCCTGTCCCGCATCTCGGCGTTCGCCGAACTCGCCACGATCGGCGGCGCCCACCACGAGCGGCTCGACGGCAAGGGCTACCCGCGGGGCCTGGCGGGCAGCGCCATTCCGCTCGACGTGCGGGTCGTGACGGTGGCGGACATCTTCGATGCCCTGACCGCGAACCGGCCCTACCGCAAGGCGATGACGCTGTCGCAGGCGCTGGCGATCCTCGACGCGGACACGGGAACCGCCGTTGACGGGACCTGCGTCGCGGCGCTGCGCCAGGCGCTCGCCCGCATCGACGCCGAAGCCGTCACCGCCGCCGGCTGA
- the hslV gene encoding ATP-dependent protease subunit HslV, with product MNFEQHDPNKIYGTTIVAVRKGGKVVIAGDGQVSLGNTVMKGNARKVRRIGKGGNVIAGFAGATADAFTLLERLEAKLEQYPDQLMRACVELAKDWRTDRYLRRLEAMMIVADRTVTLTLTGNGDVLEPEHGVIAIGSGGNYALAAARALADTEYDAEEIARRAMKIAGEICIYTNGNVVLESLDEAA from the coding sequence ATGAATTTCGAACAGCACGATCCCAACAAGATCTACGGCACCACCATCGTCGCCGTCCGCAAGGGCGGCAAGGTGGTGATCGCCGGCGACGGCCAGGTGTCGCTCGGCAACACGGTGATGAAGGGCAATGCCCGCAAGGTGCGCCGCATCGGCAAGGGCGGCAACGTCATCGCCGGCTTCGCCGGGGCGACGGCCGACGCCTTCACCCTGCTGGAGCGGCTCGAGGCCAAGCTCGAGCAGTATCCCGACCAGCTGATGCGCGCCTGCGTCGAGCTCGCCAAGGACTGGCGCACCGACCGCTATCTGCGCCGGCTGGAGGCGATGATGATCGTCGCCGACAGGACGGTGACGCTGACGCTGACCGGCAACGGTGACGTGCTGGAGCCCGAGCACGGCGTCATCGCCATCGGCTCGGGCGGCAACTACGCCCTCGCCGCGGCGCGGGCGCTGGCCGACACTGAATACGACGCCGAGGAGATCGCCCGCCGCGCCATGAAGATCGCCGGCGAGATCTGCATCTACACCAACGGCAACGTCGTCCTCGAAAGCCTCGACGAGGCCGCCTGA
- the hisB gene encoding imidazoleglycerol-phosphate dehydratase HisB — protein MAETAGRRDAVVERKTNETKIRVRVDLDGTGRSTIATGVGFFDHMLEQLSRHSLIDMEIEADGDRHIDDHHTVEDTGIALGQAIRKALGERRGIRRYASLDLAMDECLTRAAIDVSGRPFLVFDARFQREKIGSFDTELVQEFFQALAQNAGVTLHIANLYGTNAHHVAETCFKAVARVLGDAVAIDPRQADLVPSTKGMLA, from the coding sequence ATGGCCGAGACAGCCGGGCGGCGCGATGCCGTCGTCGAGCGCAAGACCAACGAGACGAAGATCCGCGTCCGCGTCGATCTCGACGGCACCGGCCGCTCGACGATCGCCACCGGCGTCGGCTTCTTCGACCACATGCTCGAGCAGCTGTCGCGCCACTCGCTGATCGACATGGAGATCGAGGCCGACGGCGACCGCCACATCGACGACCACCACACGGTCGAGGACACCGGCATCGCGCTCGGCCAGGCGATCCGCAAGGCGCTCGGCGAACGGCGCGGCATCCGCCGCTACGCCTCGCTCGACCTTGCCATGGACGAGTGCCTGACCCGCGCGGCGATCGACGTCTCGGGCCGGCCGTTCCTGGTCTTCGACGCGCGCTTCCAGCGCGAGAAGATCGGCAGCTTCGACACCGAACTGGTGCAGGAATTCTTCCAGGCACTGGCGCAGAACGCCGGCGTGACGCTGCACATCGCCAATCTCTACGGCACCAACGCCCACCATGTCGCCGAGACCTGCTTCAAGGCGGTGGCGCGCGTGCTGGGCGACGCCGTGGCGATCGATCCGCGACAGGCCGACCTCGTGCCCTCGACCAAGGGCATGCTGGCGTGA
- a CDS encoding DUF2628 domain-containing protein produces MALTRYIVFEPPASSGVTGEAVFVRDRFSIWAFLVPFLWLLRYGLWLSAVVVLIAGFGLAWLGSVEGFGLAGTVLPILVGILVALEGPSLRAAKYRRKGWREAAAFHADDRAEAELIYYGASRGEAAAPAPAPVLAQAPWKTAPRAPRPAATGGFFDAMKAR; encoded by the coding sequence ATGGCGCTGACCCGCTACATCGTCTTCGAGCCGCCGGCGTCGTCGGGTGTCACCGGCGAGGCGGTGTTCGTGCGCGACCGGTTCTCGATCTGGGCATTCCTGGTGCCGTTCCTCTGGCTGCTGCGCTATGGTTTGTGGCTTTCGGCAGTCGTCGTGCTCATCGCCGGCTTCGGCCTTGCCTGGCTGGGCAGCGTCGAGGGCTTCGGCCTCGCCGGGACGGTGCTGCCGATCCTCGTCGGCATCCTCGTCGCGCTGGAGGGGCCGAGCCTCAGGGCCGCGAAATACCGCCGCAAGGGCTGGCGCGAGGCGGCCGCCTTCCACGCCGACGACCGCGCCGAGGCCGAGCTGATCTACTACGGCGCGTCCCGCGGCGAGGCCGCCGCGCCGGCGCCGGCGCCGGTTCTCGCCCAGGCGCCGTGGAAGACCGCACCGCGCGCCCCGCGACCTGCCGCCACCGGCGGCTTCTTCGACGCCATGAAGGCCCGCTGA
- the hisH gene encoding imidazole glycerol phosphate synthase subunit HisH, with protein sequence MQTVAIIDYGSGNLRSAAKAFERAAREADASAEIILTDDPETVRRADRVVLPGVGAFADCRAGIDAVPGLTEALRDAVETEARPFLGICVGMQLMASRGHEKAVTEGFGWIPGDVVHITPSDPALKVPQIGWNTIKAHRDHALLAGIPTGEAGLHAYFVHSYHLVAENEADVLAGAEYGGEVTAIVASGNKAGTQFHPEKSQALGLALIGNFLKWKP encoded by the coding sequence ATGCAGACTGTCGCCATCATCGACTACGGCTCGGGCAATCTGCGCTCGGCCGCCAAGGCCTTCGAGCGCGCCGCCCGCGAGGCGGACGCGTCGGCCGAGATCATCCTCACCGACGATCCCGAGACGGTCCGCCGGGCCGACCGGGTGGTGCTGCCGGGCGTCGGCGCCTTCGCCGACTGCCGCGCCGGCATCGACGCGGTGCCGGGCCTCACCGAGGCGCTGCGTGATGCGGTCGAAACGGAGGCGAGGCCCTTCCTCGGGATCTGCGTCGGCATGCAGCTGATGGCCTCGCGCGGGCACGAGAAGGCCGTGACGGAAGGCTTCGGCTGGATCCCCGGCGACGTGGTCCACATCACGCCATCGGACCCGGCGCTGAAGGTGCCGCAGATCGGCTGGAACACCATCAAGGCGCATCGCGACCATGCGCTGCTCGCCGGCATTCCCACCGGCGAGGCGGGGCTGCACGCCTATTTCGTGCATTCCTACCACCTCGTCGCGGAGAACGAGGCCGACGTGCTAGCGGGCGCCGAGTATGGCGGCGAGGTCACGGCGATCGTCGCAAGCGGCAACAAGGCCGGCACGCAGTTCCACCCGGAGAAGAGCCAGGCGCTCGGCCTCGCCCTGATCGGCAACTTCCTGAAATGGAAGCCCTGA
- the hisA gene encoding 1-(5-phosphoribosyl)-5-[(5-phosphoribosylamino)methylideneamino]imidazole-4-carboxamide isomerase: MPILFPAIDLKDGACVRLKLGLMEEATVYNADPAAQALEFRDAGFTHLHVVDLNGAFAGRAVNGAAVDAIIAAVGSDMRVQLGGGIRTMADIEAWLDKGLSRVILGTVAVRDPELVRAAAKRFPGRIAVGIDAKGGKVAVEGWAETSQLTAVDLARQFEDAGVAAIIYTDVDRDGILAGINWEATIDLAGAVSIPVIASGGLASIADVVRLTMPDAQLLEGAISGRALYDGRIDAAEALRVLGAG, translated from the coding sequence ATGCCCATTCTCTTTCCCGCCATCGACCTCAAGGACGGCGCCTGCGTGCGCCTCAAGCTCGGGCTGATGGAAGAGGCGACGGTCTACAACGCCGATCCGGCGGCGCAGGCGCTTGAGTTCCGCGATGCCGGCTTCACCCATCTCCACGTCGTCGACCTCAACGGCGCGTTCGCGGGCCGCGCGGTCAACGGTGCCGCCGTCGACGCCATCATCGCCGCGGTCGGCAGTGACATGCGCGTGCAGCTCGGCGGCGGCATACGGACCATGGCCGACATCGAGGCCTGGCTCGACAAGGGCCTGTCGCGGGTGATCCTCGGCACCGTCGCGGTCCGCGACCCGGAACTGGTCCGGGCGGCGGCGAAGCGCTTTCCCGGCCGCATCGCCGTCGGCATCGACGCCAAGGGCGGCAAGGTGGCAGTCGAGGGCTGGGCCGAGACCTCGCAGCTGACGGCCGTCGATCTCGCCCGGCAGTTCGAGGACGCCGGCGTCGCCGCGATCATCTACACCGACGTCGACCGCGATGGGATCCTTGCCGGCATCAACTGGGAGGCGACGATCGACCTCGCCGGCGCCGTGTCGATCCCGGTGATCGCCTCGGGCGGCCTCGCCTCGATCGCCGACGTGGTGCGGCTCACCATGCCCGACGCGCAGCTCCTGGAAGGCGCGATCTCCGGCCGGGCGCTCTATGACGGGCGGATCGACGCCGCCGAGGCGCTGCGGGTGCTCGGCGCCGGCTGA